A part of Mesoplodon densirostris isolate mMesDen1 chromosome 10, mMesDen1 primary haplotype, whole genome shotgun sequence genomic DNA contains:
- the CENPQ gene encoding centromere protein Q isoform X1 — MSSKANPSKKRSQHLKRNPKRKIDNEEAELSEKEVRNTAKKNKSRPKHLSSEGQAKHTNLKQVKIAAHKRKTWQPLSKSSREHLQTMMESVIIAILSNSVRGNEKIQYHMNFLKKRLLQLCETLKVPPQKQQDLTHVSSLLKMERAQHRANEEGLALLQEETDKIVETIESMTGDIHSLKNKVHVLRSEVEEEERKVKQMFQIDSEVLSLPELSQKSLKAPILQKEILMLIPNQNALLKDLDVLHNSPQMKNMLTFIEEVYKRLDAS, encoded by the exons ATGTCTAGCAAAGCAAATCCTTCTAAGAAAAGGtctcaacatttaaaaagaaatccaaaaagaaaaattgataatgAAGAAGCGGAGTTATCAGAGAAAGAG GTTAGAAACACagcgaaaaaaaataaaagtcgtCCAAAACATCTGTCTTCTGAAG GACAAGCAAAACATACTAATCTAAAACAGGTAAAGATCGCAGCCCACAAGAGAAAAACCTGGCAACCTCTTTCGAAGAGTAGCAGGGAACATTTGCAAACTATGATGGAATCAGTAATAAT agCAATTTTGAGTAACAGTgttagaggaaatgaaaaaattcaatatcATATGAACTTCCTAAAGAAAAG ATTGCTACAACTGTGTGAAACCCTGAAAGTCCCTCCCCAAAAGCAGCAAGATTTAACTCATGTGTCAAGTCTACTGAAAATGGAAAGGGCACAGCACAGAGCTAATGAAGAGGGTCTGGCATTATTGCAG gaagaaacagataaaataGTGGAGACCATAGAGTCAATGACTGGGGATATTCACAGCCTAAAGAACAAAGTTCATGTTCTGAGAAGTGAGgtagaagaagaggaaaggaaggtaaAACAG aTGTTTCAAATAGATAGTGAGGTACTCTCTCTTCCTGAACTTTCCCAGAAGAGTCTCAAAGCACCCATACTTCAG AAAGAAATTCTGATGCTAATTCCAAACCAGAATGCTCTTCTGAAGGACTTAGATGTTCTCCATAATTCACCCCAGATGAAAAACATGTTAACTTTCATTGAAGAAGTCTATAAAAGACTGGATGCCTCTTAA
- the CENPQ gene encoding centromere protein Q isoform X2 — MSSKANPSKKRSQHLKRNPKRKIDNEEAELSEKEVRNTAKKNKSRPKHLSSEGQAKHTNLKQVKIAAHKRKTWQPLSKSSREHLQTMMESVIIAILSNSVRGNEKIQYHMNFLKKRLLQLCETLKVPPQKQQDLTHVSSLLKMERAQHRANEEGLALLQEETDKIVETIESMTGDIHSLKNKVHVLRSEVEEEERKMFQIDSEVLSLPELSQKSLKAPILQKEILMLIPNQNALLKDLDVLHNSPQMKNMLTFIEEVYKRLDAS, encoded by the exons ATGTCTAGCAAAGCAAATCCTTCTAAGAAAAGGtctcaacatttaaaaagaaatccaaaaagaaaaattgataatgAAGAAGCGGAGTTATCAGAGAAAGAG GTTAGAAACACagcgaaaaaaaataaaagtcgtCCAAAACATCTGTCTTCTGAAG GACAAGCAAAACATACTAATCTAAAACAGGTAAAGATCGCAGCCCACAAGAGAAAAACCTGGCAACCTCTTTCGAAGAGTAGCAGGGAACATTTGCAAACTATGATGGAATCAGTAATAAT agCAATTTTGAGTAACAGTgttagaggaaatgaaaaaattcaatatcATATGAACTTCCTAAAGAAAAG ATTGCTACAACTGTGTGAAACCCTGAAAGTCCCTCCCCAAAAGCAGCAAGATTTAACTCATGTGTCAAGTCTACTGAAAATGGAAAGGGCACAGCACAGAGCTAATGAAGAGGGTCTGGCATTATTGCAG gaagaaacagataaaataGTGGAGACCATAGAGTCAATGACTGGGGATATTCACAGCCTAAAGAACAAAGTTCATGTTCTGAGAAGTGAGgtagaagaagaggaaaggaag aTGTTTCAAATAGATAGTGAGGTACTCTCTCTTCCTGAACTTTCCCAGAAGAGTCTCAAAGCACCCATACTTCAG AAAGAAATTCTGATGCTAATTCCAAACCAGAATGCTCTTCTGAAGGACTTAGATGTTCTCCATAATTCACCCCAGATGAAAAACATGTTAACTTTCATTGAAGAAGTCTATAAAAGACTGGATGCCTCTTAA